A genomic window from Micromonospora violae includes:
- a CDS encoding GNAT family N-acetyltransferase: MTLPAGWTTRRPTLDDVPAILAVVHAADTFAIGHPDFDAEDVAASLTAPHFDPTQDSWLAIDPDDTVVGWATVDNPTGVGREFVEVYVDPVRGAAVRAPLLARQLDRVAERAAERGLPSLTVRCAVFAPERDWERALRARGFTLVKRYVRMSRPLDDLADELAGAPAVTVRPIRPDDETDLVQFHRIYEAAFGDTPDHEPLPYERWRARLGDLTAWDEWFVAEVDGVPVGALQSSDQALDQQSGWVKSLSVLSGYRRRGVGAALLRRAFARYAEKGRRAAGLGVDLTNPTAPLSLYRSVGLRETRWTDMYELSVPAARV, encoded by the coding sequence GTGACCCTTCCCGCTGGTTGGACAACGCGCCGGCCCACCCTCGACGACGTACCGGCGATCCTCGCGGTGGTGCACGCCGCCGACACCTTCGCCATCGGCCATCCCGACTTCGACGCCGAGGATGTCGCGGCGTCGCTGACCGCCCCCCACTTCGACCCGACCCAGGACTCCTGGCTGGCGATCGACCCGGACGATACCGTGGTCGGCTGGGCGACGGTGGACAACCCGACCGGGGTGGGCCGGGAGTTCGTGGAGGTCTACGTCGATCCGGTACGGGGCGCCGCCGTCCGCGCGCCGTTGCTGGCCCGTCAACTGGACCGGGTCGCCGAGCGCGCCGCCGAGCGGGGCCTGCCCTCGCTCACCGTCCGGTGCGCCGTGTTCGCCCCGGAACGTGACTGGGAACGCGCCCTGCGCGCACGCGGATTCACCCTGGTGAAGCGGTACGTCCGGATGAGCCGGCCGCTGGACGACCTGGCGGACGAGCTGGCCGGGGCGCCGGCCGTGACGGTGCGACCAATCCGCCCAGACGACGAGACCGACCTCGTGCAGTTCCACCGGATCTACGAGGCCGCCTTCGGCGACACCCCGGACCACGAGCCGCTGCCGTACGAGCGGTGGCGGGCCCGGCTCGGCGACCTGACCGCCTGGGACGAGTGGTTCGTCGCCGAGGTCGACGGGGTGCCGGTCGGCGCGTTGCAGTCCTCGGATCAGGCGCTCGACCAGCAGTCGGGCTGGGTGAAGAGCCTGTCCGTGTTGTCCGGCTACCGACGCAGGGGGGTGGGTGCGGCGCTGCTGCGCCGCGCGTTCGCCCGCTACGCCGAGAAGGGCCGGCGGGCGGCCGGCCTGGGCGTCGACCTCACCAACCCGACCGCCCCGCTATCGCTCTACCGGTCGGTGGGCCTGCGGGAGACCCGGTGGACCGACATGTACGAACTCTCCGTCCCGGCGGCCCGTGTGTGA
- a CDS encoding DUF998 domain-containing protein — MPATRNTGLLALGGIALAALLTVIGHLEVNDDLNPWALTISDFAVSDRGGVIDIAMVVLAFATVALLYGLRRGAPARPGRAAELLLGAWVTGLLLAAVVPTNEPGTAMTTAAYVHRYASVVAFLALPVAGWLLARRSELAPVARTLRTLVLLSLTLAGAMIWSAYPGDRLLIGLAERLLIVSEVAVLATIALTQARAAVDHGVVVPHKRGIAA; from the coding sequence ATGCCTGCAACTCGGAACACCGGCCTGCTGGCCCTCGGCGGGATCGCCCTGGCGGCGCTGCTCACCGTCATCGGCCACCTCGAAGTCAACGATGACCTCAACCCGTGGGCGTTGACCATCAGCGACTTCGCGGTCTCCGACCGGGGCGGCGTCATCGACATCGCCATGGTGGTGCTGGCGTTCGCCACCGTGGCGCTGCTCTACGGGCTGCGTCGCGGCGCGCCGGCACGGCCCGGCCGGGCAGCCGAACTGCTGCTCGGCGCGTGGGTGACCGGGCTGCTGCTGGCCGCGGTGGTGCCGACGAACGAACCGGGCACCGCCATGACCACGGCGGCCTACGTGCACCGGTACGCCTCGGTGGTCGCCTTTCTGGCACTGCCGGTGGCCGGTTGGCTGCTCGCCCGTCGGTCCGAGTTGGCGCCGGTCGCCCGCACGCTACGCACCCTCGTTCTGCTGAGTCTGACCCTGGCGGGGGCGATGATCTGGTCCGCCTACCCCGGCGACCGTCTGCTGATCGGCCTGGCCGAGCGGCTGCTCATCGTCTCCGAGGTGGCGGTGCTGGCAACCATCGCGCTGACCCAGGCCCGCGCGGCCGTCGATCATGGAGTTGTGGTGCCTCATAAAAGGGGCATCGCGGCATGA
- the thrS gene encoding threonine--tRNA ligase: protein MIDHRRLGRELDLFVSDPLAGAGLPIWLPAGAAARHAVEEYVRELERRSGHQHVYSPPLGKRELFELSGHLGYFADDMFPPMRLSADDEFVLRPALCPHHALVFRARGRSYRELPLRIAELGGMYRSERSGVLGGLSRVRAISLNDAHTFCAPEQVGAEVVEILGLIRAAHAALGVRAAGFRLSLRGPGEKYVGDDAQWARAEELLREALAGVEYVEAAGEAAFYGPKIDIQIVDAAGRESTISTIQVDFDKPERFDLSYTDSDGSRRRPVMLHRSLVGSMERLFAYLIEVHEGAFPAWYAPVQLVLLPVDDGQVDVAADLARRAGDAGLRVEVDVAGSLGARVRDAARRRVPYLGVVGAREAADDRLALRLRDGRALAPMPADAALALIVGQVAARAADLLPAD, encoded by the coding sequence ATGATCGACCACCGTAGGCTCGGCCGCGAGCTGGACCTCTTCGTCTCCGACCCGCTGGCCGGTGCCGGCCTGCCGATCTGGCTGCCGGCCGGCGCCGCCGCCCGGCACGCCGTCGAGGAGTACGTCCGGGAGTTGGAGCGCCGCTCCGGCCACCAGCACGTCTACTCGCCGCCGCTGGGCAAGCGGGAACTCTTCGAACTCTCCGGCCATCTCGGCTACTTCGCCGACGACATGTTCCCGCCGATGCGGCTCAGCGCCGACGACGAGTTCGTGCTCCGGCCGGCGCTCTGCCCGCACCACGCCCTGGTCTTCCGGGCGCGCGGTCGTTCCTACCGGGAGTTGCCGTTGCGGATCGCGGAACTGGGAGGGATGTACCGCTCGGAGCGCTCCGGGGTGCTCGGCGGGCTGTCCCGGGTGCGCGCCATCTCGCTCAACGACGCGCACACCTTCTGCGCCCCCGAGCAGGTCGGCGCCGAGGTCGTCGAGATCCTCGGGCTGATCCGTGCCGCGCACGCCGCCCTCGGCGTCCGAGCGGCCGGGTTCCGGCTGTCGCTGCGCGGGCCGGGCGAGAAGTACGTCGGCGACGACGCGCAGTGGGCCCGCGCCGAGGAGTTGCTCCGGGAGGCGCTGGCCGGGGTGGAGTACGTCGAGGCGGCGGGGGAGGCCGCCTTCTACGGTCCGAAGATCGACATTCAGATCGTCGACGCCGCCGGCCGGGAGTCGACCATCTCCACCATCCAGGTGGACTTCGACAAGCCGGAGCGGTTCGACCTGTCGTACACCGACTCGGACGGCAGTCGGCGTCGGCCGGTCATGCTGCACCGCAGCCTGGTCGGCAGCATGGAGCGGCTGTTCGCGTACCTCATCGAGGTGCACGAGGGGGCGTTCCCGGCCTGGTACGCGCCCGTCCAGTTGGTGCTGCTGCCGGTCGACGACGGCCAGGTCGACGTGGCGGCCGACCTGGCCCGACGGGCGGGTGACGCCGGCCTGCGGGTCGAGGTCGACGTCGCCGGGTCGCTGGGCGCCCGGGTCCGGGACGCGGCCCGCCGCCGCGTCCCGTACCTCGGGGTGGTGGGTGCCCGGGAGGCGGCCGACGACCGCCTCGCGCTGCGGCTGCGCGACGGCCGCGCCCTGGCCCCGATGCCCGCCGACGCCGCGCTCGCCCTGATCGTCGGGCAGGTCGCCGCCCGAGCGGCCGACCTGCTGCCGGCGGACTGA
- a CDS encoding DedA family protein: protein MPELLTDVASPTWAYLVLLALLIADAFVPVIPTQIVMITSGALTVYGGLNLPITIAVGALGVFAGDLACYLLGRSAPDRRPPRHAELSRARRVASRVTQGLRQPGPLVILLCRFVPGGRMAACFSAGRSRYPYRLFMLYEAVAALGWATYGALVGHLGGTALTESAWRLAIIATAAAAGFAAAGWAMTLVNARHARAAAAVAAVDVPID, encoded by the coding sequence GTGCCCGAACTTCTGACTGACGTCGCGTCGCCGACGTGGGCGTACCTGGTGCTGCTCGCTCTGCTGATCGCGGACGCCTTCGTGCCGGTTATTCCCACCCAGATCGTCATGATCACCAGCGGTGCACTCACTGTCTACGGCGGGCTGAACCTGCCGATCACCATCGCCGTCGGCGCGCTCGGCGTATTCGCCGGCGACCTGGCCTGCTACCTGCTCGGGCGGAGCGCACCGGACCGCCGGCCACCCCGGCACGCCGAGCTGAGCCGGGCCCGCCGGGTGGCCAGCCGGGTCACCCAGGGGCTGCGACAACCCGGGCCGCTGGTCATCCTGCTCTGCCGGTTCGTGCCCGGCGGCCGGATGGCGGCCTGCTTCTCGGCCGGGCGCAGCCGCTACCCGTACCGCCTGTTCATGCTCTACGAGGCGGTCGCCGCGCTGGGTTGGGCCACCTACGGCGCCCTGGTCGGGCATCTGGGCGGCACCGCACTGACCGAGTCGGCGTGGCGGCTGGCCATCATCGCCACCGCCGCGGCAGCGGGCTTCGCCGCGGCCGGATGGGCCATGACCCTGGTCAACGCCCGCCACGCCCGCGCCGCCGCCGCGGTCGCCGCAGTCGATGTCCCCATCGACTGA
- a CDS encoding NAD(P)H-quinone dehydrogenase, which translates to MSRIVIIGGGPAGYEAALVAAQLDADVTVVEADGAGGACVLSDCVPSKTFIASSGVVTGYRDTEEFGVHSDGLEAVTVDARAVHERVKRLALAQSADIHAKLLKAGVTFVAGTARLGEDSLGHTHRVVVTPADGGEEYSIDASTVLVATGSTPRQLPTAVPDGERILTWRQVYDLPELPEHLIVVGSGVTGAEFASAYLAMGVEVTLVSSRDRVMPHEDADAASAIERVFRNRGMEILNNSRADAVRRTADGVEVELSDGRKVTGSHALITVGSIPNTANLGLTEYGVELGRGGYITVDRASRTNVPGIYAAGDCTGVLLLASVAAMQGRIAMWHALGEAVRPLRLRTVAANVFTDPELATVGVSQDEVDAGKVPARQVMLPLSGNARAKMDDLSDGFVKLFCRPASGQVIGGVVVAPKASELILPITMAVENNLTVNELAQTITIYPSLSGSITEAARQLMLHELE; encoded by the coding sequence GTGAGCCGGATCGTGATCATCGGCGGGGGGCCGGCCGGGTACGAGGCGGCACTGGTCGCCGCCCAGCTGGACGCCGATGTCACAGTGGTGGAGGCCGACGGCGCCGGTGGTGCCTGCGTGCTCTCCGACTGCGTACCGTCGAAGACCTTCATCGCCAGCTCGGGGGTGGTCACCGGCTACCGCGACACCGAGGAGTTCGGGGTGCACTCGGACGGCCTGGAGGCGGTCACCGTGGACGCGCGGGCGGTGCACGAGCGGGTGAAGCGGCTCGCCCTGGCGCAGTCCGCGGACATCCACGCCAAGCTGCTGAAGGCGGGGGTCACCTTCGTGGCCGGCACCGCCCGGCTCGGCGAGGACTCCCTCGGGCACACCCACCGGGTCGTCGTCACCCCCGCCGACGGCGGCGAGGAGTACTCGATCGACGCGTCCACCGTGCTGGTGGCCACCGGCTCGACACCCCGCCAACTGCCCACCGCCGTACCCGACGGTGAACGCATCCTGACCTGGCGCCAGGTGTACGACCTGCCGGAGCTGCCCGAGCACCTGATCGTGGTCGGGTCCGGCGTGACCGGTGCGGAGTTCGCCAGCGCGTACCTGGCGATGGGGGTCGAGGTCACCCTGGTCTCCAGCCGGGACCGGGTGATGCCACACGAGGACGCCGACGCCGCCTCCGCCATCGAGCGGGTGTTCCGCAACCGGGGCATGGAGATCCTCAACAACTCCCGGGCCGACGCGGTCCGGCGTACCGCCGACGGCGTCGAGGTGGAGCTTTCCGACGGCCGCAAGGTGACCGGCTCGCACGCGCTGATCACCGTCGGTTCGATCCCGAACACGGCCAACCTGGGCCTGACCGAGTACGGGGTCGAGCTGGGCCGGGGCGGCTATATCACTGTCGATCGGGCGTCCCGGACCAACGTGCCCGGCATCTACGCCGCCGGCGACTGCACCGGCGTGCTGCTGCTGGCCAGCGTCGCCGCGATGCAGGGCCGGATCGCCATGTGGCACGCGCTCGGCGAGGCGGTCCGCCCGCTGCGGCTGCGTACCGTCGCGGCGAACGTCTTCACCGATCCGGAGCTGGCCACCGTGGGTGTCTCGCAGGACGAGGTGGACGCGGGCAAGGTGCCGGCCCGACAGGTGATGTTGCCGCTGTCCGGCAACGCCCGAGCCAAGATGGACGACCTCTCCGACGGTTTCGTGAAGCTGTTCTGCCGGCCGGCCAGCGGTCAGGTGATCGGCGGTGTGGTGGTCGCGCCGAAGGCCAGCGAGCTGATCCTGCCCATCACCATGGCGGTGGAGAACAACCTCACCGTCAACGAGCTGGCCCAGACCATCACCATCTACCCGTCGTTGTCTGGCTCGATCACCGAAGCGGCCCGCCAGCTCATGCTGCACGAGCTGGAGTAG
- a CDS encoding ABC transporter ATP-binding protein, which translates to MGAGMPAEKSMNFGPSARRLLGRLRSHRLHLAAIITLAVVSVGFSVAGPKILGHATDLIFSGVIGRQLPAGTTAEQAVAAARASGNDSFADMLARMDVLPGVGIDFSALSRVLLLALGLYLAASVLSWWQGWLLNGVVQRTVLRLRAEVEEKLNRLPLPYFDRQPRGELLSRVTNDIDNISTSLQQTLSQLLTSLLTVIGVLSVMFWISPVLALVALVAVPLSVLVTQRIAKRSQKQFIAQWTHTGELNAQIEEAYTGHELVKVFGRQREVEAAFHAKNEELFRASFGAQFISGIIMPSMMFIGNLSYVAIAVVGGLRVASGTMSLGDVQAFIQYSRQFTQPLTQLASMANLLQSGVASAERVFAVLDADEQTPDPVEPARVSDPHGRVEFEHVSFRYEPDKPLIDDLSLVAEPGHTVAIVGPTGAGKTTLVNLVMRFYELDAGRITLDGVDITTMRRDDLRGRIGMVLQDTWLFGGTIRDNIAYGRPDATEEEILAAARATFVDRFVRSLPDGYDTVIDEEGSNVSAGEKQLITIARAFLAEPSLLILDEATSSVDTRTEVLLQRAMAALRSDRTSFVIAHRLSTIRDADLILMMENGRIVEQGTHEQLLAAQGAYHRLYRSQFTGAVVDEEPLAQPASV; encoded by the coding sequence ATGGGTGCCGGGATGCCCGCCGAGAAGTCGATGAACTTCGGCCCGTCGGCCCGCCGGTTGCTCGGCCGGCTGCGCTCGCACCGACTGCACCTGGCCGCGATCATCACGCTGGCCGTGGTGAGCGTCGGGTTCAGCGTGGCCGGGCCGAAGATCCTCGGCCACGCCACCGATCTGATCTTCAGCGGGGTGATCGGCCGGCAACTGCCCGCCGGCACCACCGCCGAGCAGGCCGTCGCGGCGGCCCGGGCCAGCGGCAACGACAGCTTCGCCGACATGCTGGCCCGGATGGACGTGCTGCCCGGGGTGGGCATCGACTTCAGCGCCCTGAGTCGGGTGCTGCTGCTGGCACTCGGGCTCTACCTGGCGGCGAGCGTGCTGTCCTGGTGGCAGGGCTGGCTGCTCAACGGGGTGGTTCAGCGCACCGTGCTGCGGCTGCGCGCCGAGGTGGAGGAGAAGCTCAACCGGCTGCCGCTGCCCTACTTCGACCGGCAGCCGCGCGGCGAGTTGCTCAGCCGGGTCACCAACGACATCGACAACATCTCCACCAGCCTCCAGCAGACCCTCAGCCAGCTGCTCACCTCACTGCTGACCGTCATCGGCGTGCTGTCCGTGATGTTCTGGATCTCGCCGGTGCTGGCCCTGGTGGCCCTGGTCGCGGTGCCGCTGTCGGTGCTGGTCACCCAGCGCATCGCCAAGCGCTCGCAGAAGCAGTTCATCGCCCAGTGGACGCACACCGGGGAGCTGAACGCTCAGATCGAGGAGGCGTACACCGGTCACGAGCTGGTGAAGGTCTTCGGTCGGCAGCGTGAGGTCGAGGCCGCGTTCCACGCGAAGAACGAGGAGCTGTTCCGGGCCAGCTTCGGGGCGCAGTTCATCTCCGGGATCATCATGCCGTCGATGATGTTCATCGGAAACCTCAGCTACGTGGCGATCGCCGTGGTCGGCGGGCTACGGGTCGCCTCCGGCACGATGAGCCTCGGCGATGTGCAGGCGTTCATCCAGTACTCCCGCCAGTTCACCCAGCCGCTCACCCAACTCGCCTCGATGGCCAACCTGCTCCAGTCCGGGGTGGCGTCGGCCGAACGGGTCTTCGCCGTGCTCGACGCGGACGAGCAGACCCCCGACCCGGTCGAGCCGGCCCGGGTCAGCGACCCGCACGGTCGGGTCGAGTTCGAGCACGTCTCGTTCCGCTACGAGCCGGACAAGCCGCTGATCGACGATCTGTCGCTGGTCGCCGAGCCCGGGCACACCGTGGCCATCGTCGGCCCGACCGGTGCCGGCAAGACCACGCTGGTCAACCTGGTGATGCGGTTCTATGAACTGGACGCCGGCCGGATCACCCTCGACGGGGTGGACATCACGACGATGCGCCGCGACGACCTGCGCGGCCGCATCGGCATGGTGCTCCAGGACACCTGGCTGTTCGGCGGCACCATCCGGGACAACATCGCCTACGGGCGGCCGGACGCGACCGAGGAGGAGATCCTCGCCGCGGCGCGGGCCACCTTCGTGGACCGGTTCGTACGTAGCCTGCCCGACGGTTACGACACGGTCATCGACGAGGAGGGCAGCAACGTCAGCGCCGGCGAGAAGCAGCTCATCACGATCGCGCGGGCGTTCCTCGCCGAGCCGTCGCTGCTGATCCTCGACGAGGCCACCAGTTCGGTGGACACCCGCACCGAGGTGCTGCTGCAACGGGCGATGGCCGCGCTGCGCTCGGACCGGACCAGCTTCGTCATCGCGCACCGGCTCTCCACCATCCGCGACGCCGACCTGATCCTCATGATGGAGAACGGTCGGATCGTCGAGCAGGGCACCCACGAGCAGTTGCTCGCCGCCCAGGGCGCGTACCACCGGCTCTACCGCTCACAGTTCACCGGAGCGGTGGTCGACGAGGAGCCGCTCGCCCAACCGGCGTCGGTCTAG
- a CDS encoding MBL fold metallo-hydrolase has product MRLTKYAHSCLRVEHDGGVLVVDPGVFSDTAAALDGADAVLITHLHPDHLDLAAVRLQLDRQPFPIHGPASLAETLGDAADVLSPVSVGESFTAAGVAVRAYGGRHAVIHPDIPVVDNLGYLINDVVYHPGDSLVVPDETPVDTLFAPIHAPWSKFSEVVDFIRAVAPRRAYALHDALLNDNGLGVLDRQYSALSGTEYQRLEPGSRVDV; this is encoded by the coding sequence ATGCGGCTCACCAAGTACGCCCACTCCTGCCTTCGGGTGGAACACGACGGGGGAGTCCTCGTCGTCGACCCCGGGGTGTTCAGCGACACCGCGGCGGCGCTGGACGGTGCGGACGCGGTGCTGATCACCCACCTTCACCCCGACCACCTCGACCTGGCAGCGGTGCGCCTCCAGCTCGACCGACAGCCGTTCCCGATCCACGGGCCCGCCTCGCTGGCCGAGACCCTCGGCGACGCCGCCGACGTGTTGAGCCCGGTGAGCGTCGGGGAGTCGTTCACCGCCGCCGGGGTGGCCGTACGCGCGTACGGGGGGCGGCACGCCGTGATCCACCCCGACATTCCGGTGGTCGACAACCTCGGTTACCTGATCAACGACGTGGTCTACCACCCGGGCGACTCGCTGGTGGTGCCCGACGAGACACCCGTCGACACGCTCTTCGCGCCGATCCACGCACCCTGGTCGAAGTTCTCCGAGGTGGTCGACTTCATCCGCGCGGTCGCGCCGCGGCGCGCGTACGCCCTGCACGACGCGTTGCTCAACGACAACGGGCTGGGCGTGCTGGACCGGCAGTACAGCGCGTTGTCGGGCACCGAGTACCAGCGACTGGAGCCCGGCAGCCGGGTGGACGTCTGA
- a CDS encoding gamma-glutamylcyclotransferase: MRHHAAYGSNLDPARMRAYCPHSPMVGTGWLEGWRLTFAGADVIGWEGAVSTLVESPGDRVFVALYDIHPYDAGQLDEIEGVTAGTYRKLHVRVSTLDGDVTAWIYVFNGYEGGLPTSWYLSEIANAAEKAGAPDDYVTELRSRPTGTASA; the protein is encoded by the coding sequence GTGCGTCATCACGCCGCCTACGGCTCAAATCTCGACCCCGCCCGGATGCGTGCCTACTGTCCGCATTCGCCGATGGTGGGTACCGGCTGGCTGGAGGGCTGGCGGCTGACCTTCGCCGGGGCGGACGTGATCGGCTGGGAGGGTGCGGTGAGCACCCTGGTCGAGTCCCCCGGTGACCGGGTCTTCGTAGCGCTCTACGACATCCACCCGTACGACGCGGGCCAGCTCGACGAGATCGAGGGGGTGACCGCCGGCACGTACCGCAAGCTGCACGTCCGGGTCTCCACCCTCGACGGCGACGTGACCGCGTGGATCTACGTCTTCAACGGGTACGAGGGTGGTCTGCCGACCTCGTGGTACCTGTCGGAGATCGCGAACGCCGCCGAGAAGGCGGGCGCCCCGGACGACTACGTCACCGAGCTGCGGTCCCGCCCCACCGGCACCGCATCGGCGTAG
- a CDS encoding DUF4349 domain-containing protein — MTTMGAGMDGRVGRRRSALAVTALAAALALAGCGAGGSDSGVPDSAGAKAEAPAANGGVGRDAAAGAPEAAGAGAPDLRVDQRAIIYTGTMRVQVDDVDAGAREAAAVATRAGGFVGGDQRHSVDADAVAELELRVPAAKFTGVVEEIAKLGRQQSREINTQDVTEETVDLDARITSQRARVESARRLLARATTITDLVSLENELGRREADLASLEAKQRRLADLTALSTITVSLAGPAAKVTEEKEETGFLVGLRGGWKAFVVSMTVLLTVLGALLPWLVAFGVPVAVLLVVLRRRRKSPALVAPVSAPPQVPAARSAP, encoded by the coding sequence TTGACGACGATGGGAGCGGGGATGGACGGACGGGTGGGACGACGCCGCAGCGCGCTGGCGGTGACAGCACTGGCGGCGGCGCTGGCGCTGGCGGGGTGCGGTGCTGGCGGCAGCGACAGCGGGGTGCCCGACAGCGCCGGCGCGAAGGCCGAGGCGCCAGCGGCCAATGGCGGGGTGGGCCGGGACGCCGCCGCGGGCGCACCGGAGGCGGCCGGTGCCGGAGCGCCGGATCTGCGGGTCGACCAGCGGGCGATCATCTACACCGGAACGATGCGGGTGCAGGTGGACGATGTGGACGCGGGCGCCCGCGAGGCCGCCGCCGTGGCCACCCGGGCCGGTGGCTTCGTGGGTGGGGACCAGCGGCACAGTGTCGACGCCGACGCGGTGGCGGAGTTGGAGCTGCGGGTGCCGGCGGCGAAGTTCACCGGCGTGGTGGAGGAGATCGCGAAGCTCGGTCGGCAGCAGAGCCGGGAGATCAACACTCAGGACGTCACCGAGGAGACCGTCGACCTGGATGCCCGGATCACCAGTCAACGTGCCCGGGTGGAGAGCGCCCGCCGGTTGCTGGCCCGGGCCACCACGATCACCGACCTGGTGTCGCTGGAGAACGAACTGGGCCGCCGGGAGGCCGACCTGGCCTCGCTGGAGGCCAAGCAGCGACGCCTGGCCGACCTGACCGCCCTCTCCACGATCACCGTGTCACTGGCCGGGCCGGCGGCGAAGGTCACCGAGGAGAAGGAGGAGACCGGCTTCCTGGTCGGGCTCAGGGGCGGCTGGAAGGCGTTCGTCGTCTCGATGACCGTCCTGCTCACCGTGCTGGGCGCGTTGCTGCCGTGGCTGGTGGCGTTCGGCGTACCGGTGGCGGTGCTGCTGGTGGTGTTGCGGCGACGGCGCAAGTCCCCGGCTCTGGTCGCGCCGGTCAGCGCGCCGCCGCAAGTGCCCGCAGCGCGGTCTGCACCATGA
- a CDS encoding SCO6745 family protein, with translation MTPEQVAAASKPVVLDLGDAFSRDPTTLRRARLLGISGWAFYISGRAGALGDVRAETAAAALGFIAPDAVADGWDAAARVVRPFEVAAASLAECCRWGAQRLDPLPGTERLSALVERAVVAAEASGMPLFAAWRAMPLPDLSPGARSAAGLRLLREHFTGAYLLAVRAAGMTPLEAVLAGPEGEAGAVACGWPPPYPPVGPLVRRRLWAEAVTNRLAAPAFAALGPAVGAELVELLHRTRADLA, from the coding sequence GTGACTCCGGAACAGGTCGCGGCCGCCAGCAAGCCCGTCGTGCTCGACCTGGGTGACGCCTTCAGCCGAGACCCGACCACGCTGCGCCGGGCCCGACTGCTCGGCATCTCCGGCTGGGCTTTCTACATCAGTGGGCGGGCCGGCGCGCTCGGCGATGTGCGGGCCGAGACGGCCGCTGCCGCCCTCGGGTTCATCGCCCCGGACGCGGTCGCCGACGGTTGGGACGCCGCCGCCCGGGTCGTCCGGCCGTTCGAGGTGGCCGCCGCGAGCCTTGCCGAGTGCTGCCGCTGGGGGGCGCAGCGGCTCGACCCGCTGCCCGGCACCGAGCGTCTGTCGGCGCTCGTCGAGCGGGCCGTGGTCGCGGCGGAGGCCAGCGGGATGCCGCTCTTCGCCGCGTGGCGGGCCATGCCGCTTCCGGATCTCTCGCCCGGCGCCCGCAGCGCCGCCGGGCTGCGTCTGCTGCGGGAACACTTCACCGGCGCCTACCTGCTGGCGGTACGCGCCGCCGGGATGACCCCGCTGGAGGCCGTACTGGCCGGCCCGGAGGGCGAGGCCGGGGCGGTGGCCTGTGGCTGGCCGCCGCCGTACCCGCCGGTCGGGCCGCTGGTACGCCGCCGACTCTGGGCCGAGGCGGTGACCAACCGGCTGGCCGCGCCGGCGTTCGCGGCCCTCGGTCCCGCCGTCGGCGCGGAGTTGGTGGAGTTGCTGCACCGCACCCGAGCCGACCTGGCCTGA